Proteins encoded within one genomic window of Aquarana catesbeiana isolate 2022-GZ linkage group LG03, ASM4218655v1, whole genome shotgun sequence:
- the UQCRQ gene encoding cytochrome b-c1 complex subunit 8: MGVHFGDLAKVRHVITFTLSPFEQRAFAQVFLKGIPNVFRRCASSFLTVVPPFALAYITYNWGTREHERLKKKDPALYENDQ, from the exons ATGGGGGTGCACTTTGGAGACCTCGCTAAGGTGCGACATGTCATCACTTTCACCTTATCTCCTTTTGAGCAGAGGGCATTTGCCCAAGTTTTTTTAAAAGGCATTCCCAATGTTTTTCGGAGGTGCGCATCAAGCTTCCTCACTGTAGTGCCAC cctttgCTTTGGCATACATAACCTACAACTGGGGCACAAGAGAGCATGAGAGATTGAAGAAGAAGGACCCTGCCTTGTATGAGAACGACCAGTAA